A genomic segment from Vibrio panuliri encodes:
- a CDS encoding GNAT family N-acetyltransferase, whose protein sequence is MNLVIGCDSLLIQQANAIFQATCIDQQELHTKDECNDKLSSSVYGIVYLGTVPVGAARLILSSGSGQLTQLAILPSYRNASLATTLFNALLRYAHKKHINDVTVHTHRAQSEFFQKLGFDLAKQGKQQGHHACVELRFVLQKTVKQHAA, encoded by the coding sequence ATGAACTTAGTCATAGGATGTGACTCACTATTAATTCAACAAGCGAACGCTATTTTCCAAGCAACGTGCATTGACCAGCAAGAATTACACACCAAAGATGAGTGTAATGATAAGCTCAGCTCAAGCGTATATGGGATTGTTTATCTGGGGACTGTTCCGGTAGGTGCTGCACGTCTAATCCTATCTTCGGGTAGCGGACAGTTGACGCAACTGGCTATTTTACCCTCTTATCGCAATGCATCATTAGCAACCACTTTGTTTAATGCGCTGTTGCGTTATGCGCACAAAAAACATATTAACGATGTTACGGTACATACCCATCGCGCTCAGTCAGAGTTTTTCCAAAAACTGGGTTTTGATTTAGCCAAACAAGGTAAACAGCAAGGTCATCACGCTTGTGTTGAGTTACGTTTCGTCTTGCAGAAAACCGTCAAGCAACATGCGGCTTAA
- a CDS encoding NADH:ubiquinone reductase (Na(+)-transporting) subunit B produces MSFRDRLDSIAPIFEPGGKYEKFYPLYEAAATIFYTPGTVNKGMTHVRDSVDLKRIMIMVWFATFPAMFWGMYNIGNQSVAALLATYSGAELQQVIDASWRVTLFFGSEQALATSSWLGKMALGASYFLPIYATVFVVGGFWEVLFAIIRKHEVNEGFFVSSVLFALILPPTIPLWQAALGITFGIVVAKEIFGGTGRNFLNPALAGRAFLYFAYPANMSGGLVWVAADGYSGATPLSQWYESGLSGLVNTTTGEALAWSDAFLGNLPGSMGEGSTLFIMLTGLMLIGMRIASWRIVAGVIVGLAATSTLLNLVGSETNPMFSMPFYWHFVLGGVAFGAFFMATDPVSAAFTNKGKWAYGILIGVMTIGIRVLNPAYPEGIMLAILFANLFAPLFDFMVKEGNIKRRKRRIVS; encoded by the coding sequence ATGAGTTTCCGAGATAGGCTCGATTCAATCGCTCCCATATTTGAACCGGGCGGCAAGTATGAGAAGTTTTATCCTCTCTACGAAGCGGCCGCCACAATTTTCTATACACCAGGAACCGTGAATAAAGGGATGACTCATGTCCGTGATAGCGTTGACCTCAAGCGCATCATGATTATGGTGTGGTTTGCTACGTTTCCAGCAATGTTTTGGGGCATGTATAACATCGGCAACCAATCTGTTGCGGCTTTACTGGCGACCTATAGTGGGGCTGAGTTGCAGCAAGTCATCGATGCGAGTTGGCGCGTTACATTGTTTTTTGGTAGTGAGCAAGCGCTTGCGACCAGCTCTTGGCTTGGGAAAATGGCCTTAGGTGCTAGTTATTTCTTGCCTATCTATGCGACCGTGTTTGTTGTTGGTGGTTTTTGGGAAGTGCTGTTTGCGATAATTCGCAAACATGAAGTCAATGAAGGGTTTTTCGTGAGTTCAGTGCTGTTTGCATTGATTCTTCCGCCGACGATTCCTCTGTGGCAAGCGGCGTTAGGTATTACATTTGGCATCGTGGTTGCGAAAGAAATTTTCGGCGGAACTGGACGTAATTTCCTCAATCCGGCTTTGGCCGGACGTGCTTTTCTGTACTTTGCCTATCCGGCCAATATGTCTGGCGGCTTAGTATGGGTCGCCGCTGACGGTTACTCGGGAGCAACACCCTTGAGCCAATGGTACGAGAGTGGGTTGTCTGGTTTAGTCAACACGACCACGGGTGAGGCATTAGCGTGGAGCGACGCATTTCTTGGTAATTTGCCGGGCTCGATGGGTGAAGGTTCAACGCTATTTATTATGCTCACGGGTTTGATGCTAATTGGTATGCGAATCGCGTCTTGGCGGATCGTCGCTGGGGTCATTGTGGGGCTTGCGGCGACTTCGACGCTGCTCAATCTCGTCGGTTCTGAGACTAACCCGATGTTCTCTATGCCGTTCTACTGGCACTTTGTGCTGGGTGGTGTGGCATTTGGTGCGTTCTTTATGGCGACCGATCCTGTGTCGGCTGCGTTTACTAACAAGGGGAAATGGGCTTACGGGATCTTGATCGGTGTAATGACGATAGGCATTCGAGTTTTGAACCCGGCGTATCCAGAAGGCATTATGTTGGCGATTTTGTTTGCTAACTTGTTTGCTCCTCTGTTTGATTTTATGGTCAAAGAGGGCAACATCAAGCGTAGGAAGAGACGCATTGTCAGTTAA
- a CDS encoding LysR family transcriptional regulator, giving the protein MKSLPSQLPIFIQVAKYGSFAKAARALGISAPAVSKAITKLEHEWQVKLFFRSSHSLSLTQTGQQLFDELMPAMSAIQNTIEQISDTSSKVGGTVKVNLPASSIGREHILPLILEFNERYPQISCDLHFDDRNVDLVEHGFDLGIGTAINQDSRLIARPLTKQNIGIYAAPSYLSRYGTPQSPEELSQHRCIPVRSLTTGRFHHWRLKLGSVATLYEPQGQLMVNNFAAAKQAAVAGAGIVMLGSWMFKQEVEREAIKPILQQYWGEPVTIWVYYASRDYLPTRVRLLIDYLVENIARVAI; this is encoded by the coding sequence ATGAAATCACTTCCAAGCCAGTTACCGATTTTTATTCAAGTCGCTAAATATGGCAGTTTTGCTAAAGCGGCTCGTGCGTTGGGCATATCTGCCCCAGCGGTGAGTAAAGCAATCACAAAACTGGAACATGAGTGGCAGGTGAAGCTATTTTTCCGCTCATCACATTCATTAAGTTTAACTCAGACAGGTCAGCAACTTTTTGATGAGCTGATGCCTGCAATGAGTGCCATTCAAAACACAATAGAGCAGATATCTGATACGTCCTCTAAAGTGGGGGGCACTGTAAAGGTGAATCTTCCTGCTAGTTCAATTGGTCGGGAGCATATCTTGCCGTTAATTTTGGAGTTTAATGAGCGCTATCCTCAAATAAGTTGTGATCTCCACTTTGACGATAGAAATGTCGATTTAGTTGAACACGGTTTTGATCTTGGTATTGGCACTGCGATCAATCAGGATTCACGTCTTATTGCCCGTCCGCTAACAAAGCAGAACATTGGTATCTATGCCGCTCCAAGCTACTTGAGTCGATATGGGACACCCCAGTCGCCAGAAGAGCTGAGCCAACACCGCTGTATTCCAGTTCGCTCGTTGACCACGGGGCGATTTCATCATTGGCGACTTAAACTCGGCAGTGTCGCGACACTGTATGAGCCACAAGGACAGTTGATGGTGAATAATTTTGCTGCTGCAAAGCAAGCAGCTGTAGCAGGTGCGGGCATTGTGATGCTGGGTAGTTGGATGTTTAAACAAGAAGTGGAACGCGAGGCAATCAAGCCGATATTACAGCAATATTGGGGAGAACCAGTCACGATTTGGGTTTATTACGCCTCAAGAGATTATTTGCCGACCCGGGTGCGTTTGCTTATTGATTATTTGGTGGAGAACATCGCTAGGGTTGCGATCTAA
- a CDS encoding DUF2474 family protein has translation MANRKVQLSWFVGIWLASVLGLALFSLLIRWILT, from the coding sequence ATGGCGAATCGCAAAGTTCAACTCAGTTGGTTTGTGGGGATTTGGCTAGCCTCTGTTTTAGGGCTAGCCCTTTTTAGCCTGCTTATTCGCTGGATATTGACCTAA
- a CDS encoding helix-turn-helix domain-containing protein — translation MKTTEFSTQLPIFWFKTFDAALKQKFAESSQFWGGDEQYQALCFAQSVSAYQLEHAITQVYQSHGDDLFECFSLTADYFDEIELGAPVLTMLTAPTLVRFCELLCRYSIHIHPLLKLICRETKHGELELWVVTHEFVDEITLVSHLSLGLYLSIILKMIRRYLKAPTLRLPIHINRITIDNDVTPLIEQIFNVEVRKGYPARYFLFNKQLVDKVHRNFDPELHDRLIALAEQQTYHLAENSILYKVNRVLQNTTVNLISLESVAAGLNMSPRTLNRRLQHEGVSFRRLFDKYRLELSLNMLNQENLSVTYIAHELGFSDSSAFSRAFKRWTGESPKQKIARVNL, via the coding sequence ATGAAGACAACGGAGTTTAGTACTCAATTACCGATATTTTGGTTTAAAACATTTGATGCGGCACTTAAGCAAAAGTTTGCAGAGAGTAGTCAATTTTGGGGCGGTGATGAACAGTACCAAGCGTTATGCTTTGCTCAATCGGTCTCTGCTTATCAGCTTGAACATGCGATTACTCAGGTATATCAGTCACACGGAGATGATCTGTTTGAGTGTTTTAGCCTCACCGCAGACTATTTTGATGAAATTGAACTGGGAGCACCCGTTCTGACGATGTTAACCGCTCCGACACTAGTTCGTTTCTGTGAACTGCTTTGTCGTTACTCTATTCATATTCACCCACTGTTAAAATTGATTTGCCGAGAAACCAAACACGGAGAGTTGGAGCTTTGGGTTGTTACCCATGAGTTTGTCGATGAAATAACCTTAGTCAGTCACTTAAGCCTCGGACTCTATCTGAGTATAATCCTCAAGATGATACGTCGTTACCTTAAAGCGCCAACCTTGCGCTTGCCGATCCATATAAACCGCATCACCATTGATAACGATGTAACTCCCCTGATTGAGCAAATCTTTAATGTTGAAGTTCGTAAAGGCTATCCAGCGCGTTATTTTTTGTTTAACAAACAGTTAGTAGATAAAGTTCATCGTAACTTTGACCCGGAGTTACACGATCGGCTCATAGCATTAGCCGAGCAGCAAACTTACCATTTAGCTGAAAACAGTATTCTGTATAAAGTGAACAGGGTTCTGCAAAATACAACAGTGAACCTGATTAGCTTGGAAAGTGTTGCCGCCGGGCTAAACATGAGCCCACGCACCTTAAACCGACGTTTGCAACATGAAGGAGTGAGTTTTCGCCGTTTGTTCGATAAATACCGTCTCGAACTAAGTCTCAACATGCTCAATCAAGAAAACCTAAGTGTGACTTATATTGCCCACGAACTCGGCTTCTCTGATTCCAGTGCCTTCAGTCGCGCATTTAAACGCTGGACAGGGGAATCGCCCAAACAAAAAATCGCCAGAGTTAATCTATAA
- a CDS encoding DUF2256 domain-containing protein has product MLTCLLLCLILWSKRATSSVGRDALSVKNKRDLPSKLCFVCGRPFSWRKKWQRCWQDVKYCSKRCRSLRSISSLTKQ; this is encoded by the coding sequence TTGCTAACTTGTTTGCTCCTCTGTTTGATTTTATGGTCAAAGAGGGCAACATCAAGCGTAGGAAGAGACGCATTGTCAGTTAAGAACAAGCGTGACCTGCCCAGTAAGCTCTGCTTTGTATGTGGGCGACCATTTAGCTGGCGAAAGAAATGGCAACGATGCTGGCAGGACGTAAAATACTGCTCCAAACGTTGCCGTTCTCTTCGCTCAATATCATCCCTTACCAAGCAATGA
- a CDS encoding GNAT family N-acetyltransferase, which translates to MLLVSPNMQFEQAFQRFYLDYVSNEPLNGEYYAPSLKNFSLYVARLHDESQGINLRFGYVPCSHFWFIDEMGEVVGVIRIRHNIKPEFLALEAGHIGYDIRPSKRGEGYGKQMLSLALPKARQLGLRDLLITANHDNIASRRVIEANGGQFENCIYGDVSQESIARYWIQLS; encoded by the coding sequence ATGTTGTTGGTTTCTCCAAATATGCAGTTTGAGCAGGCCTTTCAACGTTTCTACTTGGACTATGTAAGCAACGAACCATTAAACGGTGAGTACTACGCCCCAAGCTTAAAGAATTTCTCGCTCTATGTAGCACGTTTACACGATGAGTCTCAGGGGATTAACTTGAGATTCGGTTATGTTCCGTGTAGCCACTTTTGGTTCATTGATGAGATGGGTGAGGTAGTCGGGGTCATTCGGATTCGCCACAATATCAAGCCAGAGTTTTTGGCATTAGAAGCGGGACACATTGGCTACGATATTCGACCATCAAAGCGTGGTGAGGGATATGGTAAGCAGATGTTGTCGCTTGCTCTACCCAAAGCACGTCAGTTGGGATTACGTGATCTGTTGATTACTGCCAATCACGATAATATTGCCTCTCGCCGAGTCATTGAGGCTAATGGCGGGCAGTTTGAAAACTGCATATATGGGGATGTTTCACAGGAGTCCATTGCTCGTTATTGGATTCAACTCTCATAG
- a CDS encoding tetratricopeptide repeat protein yields the protein MIKQSCTFLTSLSLLLSANAMAYDLSEEYFEGEELALLKEAETSNDPQVLMQAANLLIEDSMLQENTDRGYQYMTQLAESGDESAMVILADKFYSDEEYKQALAWYHKAESGNDPYVLYSLGVMYFDGEGTVVDYQKANDYYLAAANAGDSDAMYQLAFSYNDGKGVKQDYTKAAYWFEQAANRGDVSAMYNLGISYLNGEGVEKSCPKAMTLFTQAIEQDEHALSYAKMGDIYSYTEYKKPCGFKTTDYKKALEYYTAGAMQGNAYSQYSVGYAYRNGHGTWSDFVQALAWFEVAQEYGAPNATKGIAEVKPQMSKQDIAAAEELKSSLLDEIW from the coding sequence ATGATAAAGCAAAGTTGTACTTTCTTAACTTCATTGTCACTACTTTTGTCGGCCAATGCGATGGCTTACGATCTTAGCGAAGAATATTTTGAAGGCGAAGAGCTCGCTCTACTCAAAGAGGCGGAAACATCGAATGACCCACAAGTGTTGATGCAAGCCGCCAATCTACTGATTGAAGATTCAATGCTGCAGGAAAATACCGATCGCGGTTATCAATACATGACCCAACTCGCTGAAAGCGGCGATGAAAGCGCAATGGTGATCTTGGCTGACAAGTTCTACAGTGATGAAGAGTATAAACAAGCATTAGCTTGGTATCACAAAGCAGAAAGCGGCAATGATCCCTATGTGCTCTACAGCTTAGGGGTAATGTACTTTGATGGTGAAGGAACGGTTGTTGACTATCAAAAAGCAAACGACTACTACCTCGCTGCCGCTAACGCTGGTGATTCTGACGCTATGTATCAACTTGCTTTTTCATACAATGATGGCAAGGGCGTCAAACAAGATTACACCAAGGCCGCGTACTGGTTTGAGCAGGCCGCTAACCGAGGTGATGTAAGCGCGATGTACAACTTAGGCATCTCCTACCTTAATGGCGAGGGGGTTGAAAAAAGTTGCCCGAAAGCGATGACGCTATTCACTCAAGCTATTGAGCAAGATGAACATGCGCTCTCATATGCCAAAATGGGTGATATCTATTCTTATACTGAGTACAAGAAACCGTGCGGATTCAAAACCACAGACTACAAAAAAGCACTTGAATATTACACTGCTGGAGCGATGCAAGGTAACGCTTATAGCCAATATTCAGTAGGTTATGCCTACCGTAATGGTCATGGAACCTGGAGTGATTTTGTTCAAGCGTTAGCTTGGTTTGAAGTTGCACAAGAGTATGGCGCGCCTAACGCAACAAAAGGTATCGCGGAGGTTAAGCCACAAATGTCCAAGCAAGATATTGCAGCGGCAGAAGAACTGAAATCCTCTCTGTTGGATGAAATCTGGTAA
- a CDS encoding NAD(P)H-dependent oxidoreductase has product MNVLVVYWHPEPKSFNGAMFNKAVEVLEAEGHQVKTSNLHQMKFDPVSGRHNFTTTSDADFFKQQLEEMHATEQNGFAPEIEAEIQKLEWCDLVIFQFPLWWFGMPAMLKGWVDRVFAMGRTYGGGRFYQDGVYKGKKAMLSVTMGGPEEAYVKDGWNGDLNGILRPIHRGILEFNGFSVLAPQATYGPARKTEEELIDELEAYAERLRGIFSESIVTIGQY; this is encoded by the coding sequence ATGAACGTACTTGTCGTTTACTGGCATCCTGAACCAAAAAGTTTTAACGGAGCAATGTTCAACAAAGCCGTTGAAGTCCTTGAAGCTGAGGGACATCAAGTCAAAACCTCTAACTTACACCAAATGAAGTTTGATCCAGTCTCAGGCAGACATAATTTTACCACCACCAGTGATGCAGACTTTTTCAAGCAACAATTAGAAGAGATGCATGCCACAGAGCAGAATGGCTTTGCACCTGAGATCGAAGCTGAGATCCAAAAACTTGAATGGTGTGATTTGGTCATTTTTCAGTTTCCACTCTGGTGGTTCGGCATGCCGGCAATGCTAAAGGGTTGGGTTGATCGTGTGTTTGCGATGGGTAGAACTTATGGGGGTGGACGTTTTTATCAAGATGGCGTTTACAAGGGTAAAAAAGCAATGCTTAGTGTCACAATGGGAGGCCCTGAAGAAGCGTATGTAAAAGATGGCTGGAATGGTGATTTGAACGGTATTCTGCGCCCAATTCACCGAGGTATTCTTGAGTTCAACGGTTTTTCAGTCTTAGCCCCCCAAGCCACTTATGGACCGGCTAGAAAAACTGAGGAAGAGCTTATCGATGAGTTAGAGGCGTATGCAGAGCGTCTAAGAGGTATTTTCTCAGAATCGATTGTGACTATCGGCCAATACTGA
- a CDS encoding SDR family oxidoreductase produces the protein MKILIFGGSGGIGLAIIKQLLTQGDNHVVATYHAHCPAYRHPQLEWQALDITNEAQLLSLSATVGSLDWVINCVGVLHDSSHQPEKNLKSIDRDWFLTSIETNALPTLLIAKHFGANLKPSLFAKLAVVSARVGSISDNKLGGWYSYRSSKAALNMLIKGISIEWRRLLPQACVLALHPGTTDTQLSAPFQANVAAGKLFSPEYVADCFIKLIEQSTPEDSGIFLAYDGSVIAW, from the coding sequence ATGAAGATACTCATCTTTGGAGGTAGTGGCGGCATTGGTTTAGCCATTATTAAGCAGTTATTAACTCAAGGTGACAACCACGTTGTTGCAACCTATCATGCCCATTGCCCTGCGTATCGGCATCCGCAATTAGAGTGGCAAGCTCTCGATATCACAAATGAAGCGCAACTGCTCTCCCTGAGTGCCACTGTTGGCAGCTTAGATTGGGTAATCAACTGTGTGGGTGTTTTACACGACTCATCCCATCAGCCTGAGAAAAACCTTAAGTCGATTGACCGGGATTGGTTCTTAACAAGCATAGAAACCAATGCCCTACCCACACTTTTAATTGCTAAACACTTTGGCGCAAATTTAAAACCCAGTTTATTCGCGAAATTAGCCGTCGTTTCTGCTCGTGTCGGGAGTATTTCTGACAATAAACTAGGGGGTTGGTATAGTTATCGAAGCTCCAAAGCAGCCCTCAACATGCTAATAAAAGGCATCAGCATTGAGTGGCGTCGCCTGCTACCTCAAGCCTGTGTGTTAGCGTTACACCCAGGCACGACGGATACCCAATTATCCGCTCCTTTTCAAGCTAATGTCGCTGCAGGAAAATTGTTCTCCCCCGAGTATGTTGCTGATTGCTTTATCAAGTTGATTGAGCAGTCAACACCCGAAGATAGTGGCATCTTCCTCGCTTACGACGGTTCGGTCATTGCTTGGTAA
- a CDS encoding cytochrome ubiquinol oxidase subunit I, with amino-acid sequence MDTLALDLARFQFAFTVSFHIIFPAFTIGLASFLAVLEGLWLKTNNAKYLQLYKYWLKIFAISFGMGVVSGIVLSYQFGTNWSVFADKTGPILGPLMGYEVFTAFFLEAGFLGVMLFGMDRVGKKLHFAATCIVAFGTFLSAFWILSVNSWMQTPAGFGYNEAGQFVPLDWWAVVFNPSFPYRLVHMLLAAYLTTAFVVAAVGAYHLLKSPQNPLARTMFSMAMWLAAIVTPIQIVAGDMHGLNTLEHQPAKVAAMEGHYQTHQGAPLILFGIPNDQTKSVDYKVEIPKLGSLILTHSFDGEVKGLDAFPEDKHPPVAIVFWSFRVMVAIGFGMLALGLTSLVLRKRKTLYQASWFHRLCVVFGPAGFVAVLAGWITTEVGRQPYTVYGLLTTAQSASPIDAAAISVSLTAFVVVYFIVFGAGFFYLLRLMKKSPTRYEQALDSRLPDGTQTSPVSHSNHLS; translated from the coding sequence ATGGATACGCTCGCGCTCGATCTCGCTCGATTCCAGTTTGCTTTCACTGTGTCGTTTCACATCATCTTTCCCGCTTTTACTATTGGGCTTGCTAGTTTCTTGGCTGTACTTGAGGGGCTTTGGTTAAAAACCAACAATGCGAAATATCTGCAGCTTTACAAGTACTGGCTAAAGATATTTGCCATCAGTTTTGGTATGGGCGTGGTTAGCGGCATTGTGCTGAGTTATCAATTTGGCACAAACTGGAGTGTCTTTGCTGACAAAACAGGCCCAATATTGGGTCCGCTAATGGGCTATGAAGTCTTTACTGCTTTCTTCTTAGAAGCAGGGTTTCTTGGTGTGATGCTCTTTGGCATGGACAGAGTTGGCAAGAAGCTTCACTTCGCTGCAACATGTATCGTCGCCTTTGGTACTTTCCTCTCTGCTTTTTGGATCTTGTCGGTCAACAGTTGGATGCAAACGCCTGCTGGGTTTGGCTACAACGAAGCTGGACAGTTTGTTCCGTTAGACTGGTGGGCAGTGGTGTTTAACCCATCGTTTCCCTATCGCCTGGTGCACATGTTACTTGCTGCTTATTTAACGACGGCATTTGTTGTTGCTGCGGTAGGCGCATATCACTTACTTAAATCGCCGCAAAACCCTCTCGCCCGCACTATGTTCTCCATGGCAATGTGGCTGGCTGCTATTGTGACCCCAATCCAGATCGTCGCCGGAGACATGCACGGTCTAAATACGCTTGAGCACCAGCCGGCAAAAGTTGCGGCGATGGAAGGACACTACCAAACACATCAAGGTGCTCCGCTCATCCTATTCGGCATCCCGAACGATCAAACCAAGTCTGTTGACTACAAAGTCGAAATTCCCAAACTGGGCAGCCTGATCCTCACTCACTCTTTTGATGGAGAGGTCAAAGGGCTCGATGCTTTCCCCGAGGATAAACACCCACCAGTTGCAATCGTTTTCTGGAGTTTTCGCGTTATGGTTGCAATTGGGTTTGGAATGCTTGCCCTTGGTCTCACTAGTCTAGTCTTGCGCAAGCGAAAAACACTCTATCAGGCATCTTGGTTCCACCGCTTGTGTGTTGTATTTGGCCCAGCAGGTTTTGTTGCTGTATTAGCTGGATGGATTACCACAGAAGTAGGACGCCAACCTTATACGGTGTATGGACTTCTAACCACAGCGCAGTCGGCGTCACCCATCGATGCCGCAGCGATTAGCGTCTCTTTAACAGCATTTGTTGTCGTCTACTTTATCGTCTTTGGCGCGGGTTTCTTCTATCTGCTCCGGCTAATGAAAAAATCGCCCACACGCTATGAACAAGCGCTTGATAGCCGGCTGCCTGACGGGACGCAGACATCTCCCGTTTCACATTCCAACCACTTAAGTTAG
- a CDS encoding DUF2860 family protein, whose amino-acid sequence MKAVLCIAIVACIFASSSHAALAPEHGLSGNVTFLSGMTSNSSNLNVKQDSTQAAEALASKGGDEVSVTAGLLGSLKYTFGDSLDKQLFMGTSREDIVTGSLAFELGYRQQLAGGTIVDVAVLPTLISGEVWDDPYAVERSRDKTDLSGNVYRLQFTNIVGSKFDIDMAAGESNVDEERTGTKGLDLTQQQRELLTRKRKYYYFKTAYRHVMPQQQAILMPSVNVFASDAEGDALSFISLGGEVSYARRINQHGFVLTASAAWRDYEAENPIFAQTRRDKDFGLFLAYEYANIWGYEDWSLMSFVGAQSNRSNIDFYQSEQYIISVGLDYKF is encoded by the coding sequence ATGAAAGCTGTGTTATGTATTGCTATTGTTGCATGCATCTTTGCCTCTAGTTCCCATGCAGCACTCGCTCCAGAGCACGGTCTAAGTGGTAATGTTACGTTTTTATCAGGGATGACATCAAACTCGAGCAATCTCAATGTGAAACAAGATAGTACGCAAGCGGCTGAGGCCCTCGCATCAAAGGGTGGTGACGAAGTGAGCGTCACGGCTGGGCTGCTGGGCTCACTGAAATATACTTTTGGTGATTCACTTGATAAGCAGTTGTTCATGGGGACTTCCCGTGAAGATATCGTGACTGGCTCACTTGCATTTGAGTTGGGTTATCGCCAGCAATTGGCTGGTGGAACAATTGTTGATGTTGCTGTGTTGCCGACTTTAATTTCCGGTGAAGTGTGGGATGACCCCTATGCAGTAGAACGATCAAGAGACAAAACGGATCTTTCGGGCAACGTTTATCGCTTGCAATTCACCAATATTGTAGGTTCCAAGTTTGATATTGATATGGCAGCGGGTGAATCAAATGTTGATGAGGAACGCACCGGAACGAAAGGGCTCGATTTGACTCAGCAACAGAGAGAGTTATTAACCCGCAAGCGTAAATACTATTATTTTAAAACCGCTTATCGTCATGTAATGCCTCAGCAACAAGCGATATTGATGCCATCAGTGAATGTTTTTGCCTCAGATGCTGAGGGCGATGCGCTTTCTTTCATCAGCTTGGGTGGGGAGGTGAGCTATGCTCGCAGAATTAACCAACATGGTTTTGTGCTAACCGCGAGCGCGGCATGGCGAGACTATGAAGCAGAGAACCCTATTTTTGCTCAAACTCGTCGAGATAAAGATTTTGGGCTATTCCTCGCTTATGAATATGCCAATATTTGGGGCTATGAAGATTGGTCGCTGATGTCATTTGTTGGTGCGCAAAGTAATCGTTCAAATATCGATTTCTATCAGTCAGAGCAGTACATCATCTCAGTGGGTTTAGATTATAAGTTTTAA
- the cydB gene encoding cytochrome d ubiquinol oxidase subunit II codes for MDYALIWYALIGLAVLIYVVLDGFDLGIGILFPSAHSDSERDLMMNSIAPVWDGNETWLVLGGGGLFAVFPLAYAVVMPALYAPLILMLLGLILRGVSFEYRFRTVRGKFLWDSAFFLGSLLATLMQGMMLGTLLQGIEVDGRAYAGGWFDWLTPFSLFCALATLCAYVLLGACWLIIKMPKDLMNRYYTIAKRWALALVACVTVVSIWLPLSNDLIATRWFSFPASLLYFVIPTLAAFCVWRLFANLIDHKAIAAYLYSSGIFVLAAIGFGVSTFPYLVPFALTYHQAAAPDSSLKFLLAGAVVLLPLIIAYTAYSYWVFRGKLKHGEGYH; via the coding sequence ATGGATTACGCACTTATTTGGTACGCCCTGATCGGTCTTGCTGTACTTATCTATGTGGTTCTCGACGGCTTTGATCTTGGCATCGGTATCCTCTTTCCTAGCGCCCATAGCGATAGTGAAAGAGATTTAATGATGAACAGCATTGCTCCGGTATGGGACGGCAATGAAACTTGGCTGGTTCTTGGCGGTGGAGGGTTGTTTGCGGTATTCCCTCTCGCCTACGCGGTTGTAATGCCGGCACTCTATGCTCCCCTCATTCTCATGCTACTTGGGTTGATTTTACGGGGCGTGTCGTTTGAGTATCGTTTCCGAACCGTGCGAGGGAAATTTCTTTGGGACAGCGCCTTCTTCTTAGGGTCACTTTTGGCGACACTGATGCAAGGCATGATGTTAGGCACTCTGCTACAAGGCATTGAAGTTGATGGACGCGCTTATGCGGGAGGATGGTTTGATTGGTTGACACCATTTAGCCTGTTCTGCGCGTTGGCAACCCTGTGCGCTTACGTGTTACTTGGTGCCTGTTGGCTAATCATCAAAATGCCAAAGGATCTTATGAACCGCTACTACACCATCGCTAAACGCTGGGCGTTAGCCTTAGTTGCGTGCGTGACTGTTGTGAGTATTTGGCTGCCGCTTTCTAACGACCTTATCGCTACGCGTTGGTTTAGTTTTCCAGCCTCGTTGCTTTATTTTGTCATTCCAACACTGGCGGCTTTTTGTGTCTGGCGTTTATTCGCCAACCTGATCGACCACAAAGCGATTGCGGCTTATCTCTACAGCAGCGGAATTTTTGTCCTTGCCGCCATCGGTTTCGGTGTCAGCACCTTCCCCTACTTGGTGCCATTTGCGCTAACTTATCACCAAGCGGCTGCTCCCGACAGTAGCTTAAAGTTTCTACTCGCAGGAGCGGTAGTATTGCTGCCCCTAATAATCGCCTACACCGCCTATTCCTACTGGGTATTTCGCGGCAAACTCAAACACGGTGAGGGATATCACTGA